From a single Nicotiana tomentosiformis chromosome 2, ASM39032v3, whole genome shotgun sequence genomic region:
- the LOC104114067 gene encoding uncharacterized protein yields MKTCKKKIVDQLAIYKAAEGLFKLRLAIKQRKTKSPVEWWDQYGVETPNLQTFAIRVLSLTCSSSGCERNWSVFEHIHTKKRNRLTLKRLHNLVFIKYNRALRRRYNHRNLIDPILLDNIDEANEWLTGVPENCEDEEVFEGDSNFTWGDVAVASGVGENPYGLRGNTSSSSSIRKGKSVATTSRSLSLIDEDESDHEEQEEGEEEDDEQYEDNRGIQDFDNLEEEQEE; encoded by the exons ATGAAGACATGCAAGAAAAAGATAGTAGATCAGCTTGCTATTTACAAGGCAGCTGAGGGACTTTTTAAGCTCCGACTTGCTATTAAACAAAGAAAGACGAAATCGCCAG TTGAGTGGTGGGACCAATATGGTGTAGAGACTCCGAATTTACAGACTTTCGCCATCAGAGTTCTAAGTTTAACTTGTAGCTCATCCGGATGTGAAAGGAACTGGAGCGTTTTTGAACAC ATTCATACAAAGAAGAGGAATCGACTAACCTTGAAGCGCCTCCATAATCTAGTGTTCATAAAATACAATAGAGCATTGAGGCGTCGCTACAACCACCGCAATCTAATTGATCCAATTCTTTTGGACAATATTGATGAGGCTAATGAGTGGCTAACCGGAGTCCCCGAAAATTGTGAAGATGAAGAAGTATTTGAAGGCGATTCTAATTTCACTTGGGGTGATGTTGCAGTTGCTAGTGGAGTTGGGGAGAATCCTTATGGTTTAAGGGGGAATACTTCAAGTTCAAGCTCGATTAGGAAGGGAAAAAGTGTGGCTACTACAAGTCGATCCCTATCCCTAATTGATGAAGATGAAAGTGATCATGAAGAGCAAGAGGAGGGGGAGGAGGAAGATGACGAGCAATATGAAGATAATAGAGGAATTCAAGATTTTGAcaatcttgaagaagaacaagaagagtaG